The Platichthys flesus chromosome 18, fPlaFle2.1, whole genome shotgun sequence genome includes a window with the following:
- the tmem121ab gene encoding transmembrane protein 121Ab, translated as MVLPPPDKRHVCLTTIVIMTSMAFMDAYLVEQNQGPRKIGVCIIVLVGDVCFLIVLRYVAVWVGAEVRTARRGYAMILWFLYIFVLEIKLYFVFQNCKADRKSLETVARKALTLLLSVCVPGLYLVLVALDSMEYVRTFRKKEDMRSRLFWVALDLLDLLDIQANLWEPQRTGLPIWAEGLMFFYCYILLLILPCVSLSEISMQGEHMSPQKMMLYPVLSLVTINMVTILIRGVNMVLFQDSRVSTIFVGKNVVAIATKASTFLEYRRQVKEFPHPQNAMALELQQNSVSHTQPLPNTTSLPHEPSPAQDVIDT; from the coding sequence ATGGTGTTACCGCCCCCAGACAAACGCCACGTGTGCCTGACCACCATAGTCATCATGACCAGCATGGCCTTCATGGACGCCTACCTGGTGGAGCAGAACCAGGGTCCAAGGAAGATCGGTGTGTGCATTATAGTGCTGGTGGGGGACGTATGCTTCCTCATCGTGCTGCGGTACGTGGCGGTGTGGGTCGGCGCCGAGGTGCGCACCGCCCGGCGAGGGTACGCCATGATCCTGTGGTTTCTCTACATCTTTGTTCTGGAAATCAAACTCTACTTCGTCTTCCAGAATTGCAAGGCCGACAGGAAGAGTCTAGAGACCGTGGCACGGAAGGCATTGACGTTGttattatctgtgtgtgtgccgggTTTATACCTCGTTCTCGTGGCTCTGGATAGTATGGAATACGTGAGGACTTTTAGAAagaaggaggacatgaggagccGCCTGTTCTGGGTGGCTCTGGACCTGCTGGACCTGCTGGATATCCAAGCGAACCTGTGGGAGCCTCAGCGGACAGGCTTACCCATCTGGGCCGAGGGCCTGATGTTCTTCTACTGCTACATCCTGCTGCTCATCCTGCCCTGCGTGTCGCTCAGTGAGATCAGCATGCAGGGGGAGCACATGTCGCCCCAGAAGATGATGCTCTACCCAGTCCTGAGCCTGGTCACCATCAACATGGTCACCATCCTCATACGGGGCGTGAACATGGTGTTGTTTCAGGACAGCCGCGTGTCCACCATCTTTGTGGGCAAGAACGTGGTGGCCATCGCGACCAAGGCGTCCACCTTCCTGGAGTACCGCAGACAGGTGAAGGAGTTCCCCCACCCGCAGAACGCCATGGCGCtagagctgcagcagaactcCGTCAGCCACACGCAGCCGCTGCCCAACACCACCAGTTTGCCACATGAACCCTCGCCAGCGCAGGACGTCATTGACACATGA